A genome region from Rhodothermales bacterium includes the following:
- a CDS encoding AAA domain-containing protein translates to MNLVEIERRLSSIEAGDNHQHDEHKKADSIVPPPPPQLTGIVRRIKAALHRKRQVILYGPPGTGKTYWAEKAIDELAARSWFDCSYDQLTDEQRQQLHDQGAIEHCCFHPAYGYEDFLIGYRPVLTDGAVGFEAKKGIFAKLCERAINDPKRDYFLLVDEINRGDIPRIFGELITVLEKDKRGKSMTLPLTGDPLVVPDNVQLVGTMNTADRSIALLDAALRRRFAFIELMPDSTTLRGASVGGLPLGPWLDELNHRVVQHAGRGSRNLQIGHSYLLSEEKGIQDKGRFADVLRDDIIPLLQEYCYEDFNALEKILGDAIVSSKRQTIQQTLFRPELRGELIEALLSAFPDVTATPEAVDADAEGETSEDEELDEGLEEEPGDEQDEKEPAA, encoded by the coding sequence ATGAATTTGGTTGAGATAGAACGAAGGCTATCGAGTATCGAGGCCGGCGACAACCATCAGCACGATGAGCACAAGAAAGCTGATTCCATCGTACCACCACCGCCGCCGCAGCTAACTGGAATTGTTCGTCGCATCAAAGCGGCGCTGCATCGAAAGCGCCAGGTTATCTTATACGGCCCCCCTGGGACCGGAAAAACATACTGGGCTGAAAAAGCGATTGATGAACTCGCCGCCCGTTCTTGGTTTGACTGTTCCTATGACCAACTGACCGATGAGCAGCGCCAGCAACTTCACGATCAGGGGGCCATTGAGCATTGCTGCTTCCATCCGGCCTACGGATACGAAGACTTCCTCATCGGATATCGTCCGGTGCTGACCGACGGCGCGGTGGGCTTTGAGGCCAAAAAGGGAATTTTCGCCAAGCTCTGCGAGCGCGCGATCAATGATCCAAAGCGTGACTACTTCCTCCTTGTCGATGAGATTAACCGAGGCGACATTCCAAGAATCTTCGGAGAACTGATCACCGTCTTGGAGAAAGACAAGCGTGGCAAGTCGATGACGTTGCCGTTGACGGGTGACCCGTTGGTGGTTCCAGATAACGTCCAACTTGTTGGAACAATGAACACAGCCGACCGTTCAATCGCGTTGCTAGACGCAGCGCTACGACGGCGATTTGCCTTCATCGAATTGATGCCCGACAGCACTACGCTCAGAGGCGCCAGCGTTGGCGGTCTTCCCCTAGGCCCGTGGCTCGACGAGCTCAACCACCGTGTTGTCCAACATGCCGGCCGTGGGTCACGAAATCTGCAAATCGGACACTCTTACCTTCTGAGTGAAGAGAAGGGCATCCAAGACAAGGGCCGGTTCGCCGACGTCCTTCGCGACGACATCATTCCACTGCTGCAGGAGTACTGCTACGAGGACTTCAATGCGCTCGAGAAGATCCTTGGCGATGCGATCGTGAGCAGCAAGCGGCAAACGATTCAACAAACCCTTTTTCGCCCCGAACTCCGTGGGGAGCTCATTGAGGCGCTCTTGTCCGCGTTCCCAGACGTCACCGCGACACCTGAGGCTGTTGATGCGGATGCTGAAGGTGAAACCTCCGAGGACGAAGAGCTCGATGAGGGTCTCGAGGAAGAGCCCGGGGACGAGCAAGACGAAAAGGAACCAGCGGCGTGA